Proteins encoded together in one Caldicellulosiruptor saccharolyticus DSM 8903 window:
- a CDS encoding RluA family pseudouridine synthase: protein MRLVYVIKKDDLNMTYKEILRKKLFLSSTLLSKLKSNGQIRFIPPIFSINQHPTVESIIELELKDVYSNIVPIKGSIDILFEDQFFLFVNKPSGIPSHPSKGHYFDTLANNVEWYLNSQGVTSHIINRLDKDTSGIVVFAKNSYFHSIVSSEFEKRTIEKTYIAVVDGILTKKSGFIEKPISRSNDGIKREINEDGDYAITYYEVVDYKNNYSILKLKPITGRTHQLRVHLASIGYPIVGDVLYGTGKNKNFPLLLHAYSMKFDFKLIERQYNITAPLPPYFSEFLGFELKL, encoded by the coding sequence ATGAGACTTGTATACGTCATAAAAAAAGATGATTTGAATATGACATACAAAGAAATTCTGAGAAAAAAGTTATTTCTATCATCAACCCTTTTAAGCAAACTAAAATCAAATGGACAAATAAGATTTATACCACCAATTTTTTCGATTAATCAACACCCAACTGTCGAGTCAATAATAGAGCTTGAACTAAAGGATGTCTATTCAAATATAGTTCCAATAAAAGGTAGTATTGATATTTTATTTGAAGATCAGTTCTTTTTGTTTGTAAACAAGCCATCTGGTATTCCGTCACATCCATCTAAAGGTCATTACTTTGACACTCTTGCAAATAATGTTGAGTGGTATTTAAATTCTCAAGGAGTTACGTCACATATAATAAACAGGTTGGACAAAGACACTTCTGGAATTGTAGTGTTTGCCAAAAACTCTTACTTTCACAGCATAGTTTCTTCGGAATTTGAAAAAAGGACAATTGAAAAAACATATATAGCTGTGGTGGATGGAATTTTGACAAAAAAAAGTGGGTTTATAGAAAAACCCATCAGTAGATCAAATGATGGAATAAAGAGAGAAATTAATGAAGATGGTGACTATGCAATTACCTATTATGAAGTAGTTGACTACAAAAATAACTATTCAATCTTGAAACTAAAGCCTATTACCGGTCGTACACATCAGTTAAGAGTACATTTAGCATCAATTGGGTATCCTATTGTCGGTGATGTTCTTTATGGGACAGGAAAAAATAAAAACTTTCCGCTATTACTTCATGCATATTCGATGAAGTTTGATTTTAAGTTAATAGAAAGACAATACAATATCACTGCTCCACTACCACCCTATTTTTCTGAATTTCTTGGCTTTGAGTTGAAGCTTTAA
- the gap gene encoding type I glyceraldehyde-3-phosphate dehydrogenase has protein sequence MAVKIGINGFGRIGRNAFKAILAKYPNEFEVVAVNDLTDPKTLAHLLKYDSCYGIFNGTVDYTDTSIIVNGKEIKVLAEKDPANLPWKDLGVEVVIESTGRFTKKQDAEKHIQAGAKKVIITAPATDEDITIVMGVNEEMYDPSKHHVISNASCTTNCLAPVTKVIDKHFKVKRGLMTTVHSYTNDQQILDLPHRDLRRARAAALSIIPTTTGAAKAVALVLPHLKGKLNGFALRVPTPTVSVTDVVFEVEKPTTKEEVNSVLKAAAEGELKGILGYSEEPLVSVDYKGDPRSSIVDALSTMVIEDTLVKVVAWYDNEWGYSNRVADLLNYIVKKGL, from the coding sequence ATGGCTGTTAAAATTGGTATTAATGGTTTTGGAAGAATTGGTAGAAATGCTTTTAAGGCTATTTTGGCAAAATATCCAAACGAGTTTGAGGTTGTTGCTGTAAATGACTTGACTGACCCCAAAACTTTGGCACATCTTTTAAAATACGACTCATGTTATGGTATATTCAATGGAACTGTTGATTATACAGACACCTCAATCATTGTAAACGGCAAAGAGATAAAGGTTTTGGCTGAAAAAGACCCAGCAAACTTGCCATGGAAGGATTTGGGTGTTGAAGTTGTAATTGAATCAACAGGTAGATTTACAAAGAAGCAAGATGCTGAAAAGCACATTCAAGCAGGTGCAAAGAAGGTTATAATCACAGCTCCAGCAACAGATGAAGATATTACAATTGTTATGGGCGTTAACGAAGAGATGTACGATCCAAGCAAGCACCATGTAATTTCAAATGCATCCTGTACAACAAACTGTTTGGCACCTGTAACAAAGGTTATTGACAAACACTTCAAGGTAAAAAGAGGACTTATGACAACAGTTCACTCATATACAAATGACCAGCAGATATTGGATCTTCCACACAGGGATTTAAGAAGAGCAAGAGCAGCAGCGCTTTCTATTATTCCAACAACAACTGGTGCTGCAAAGGCAGTAGCACTTGTTCTTCCACACCTCAAAGGTAAGCTCAACGGTTTTGCGCTCAGAGTTCCAACTCCAACTGTTTCAGTTACAGACGTTGTATTTGAGGTTGAAAAGCCAACAACAAAAGAAGAAGTAAACAGCGTATTAAAAGCTGCAGCAGAAGGCGAGCTTAAAGGAATTTTGGGATACAGCGAAGAGCCACTTGTTTCTGTTGACTACAAAGGCGATCCAAGATCTTCAATAGTTGATGCTCTCTCTACAATGGTTATTGAAGACACACTTGTCAAGGTTGTTGCATGGTATGATAACGAATGGGGATACTCTAACAGAGTTGCTGACCTTCTGAACTACATTGTTAAGAAAGGGTTATAA
- a CDS encoding sugar-binding transcriptional regulator — translation MEDFLELLKRITPEIIEIFERRYDILKNVKYYQPIGRRMLAERVKLSERIVRNEVDILRSLGLLTITENGTFLTNEGEDLLEKLSNIVYDIKGLEILRQRVKDILGAKDIIVVPGDADTNPYVLRELGIAAGKVILPLLSDVKIIAVTGGQTVKEVVDNFPNCSFKDILVVPARGGIGQEVEKQANTLAASLAKKLSGRYKLLHLPDTMDEEVYKLIVRKEEVQDVLNDINNADMLIFGIGNAIEMAKRRKFSEEMIEKLKEVGAIGEIFGYYFDEDGNIVYSTTTVGIKLEKIKNIKYMIGVAGGAHKAEAILSLNGIKHNTIFVIDEGIARRILSIKG, via the coding sequence ATGGAAGATTTTCTTGAGCTTTTAAAAAGAATAACACCCGAAATAATAGAAATATTTGAAAGAAGGTATGACATTTTAAAAAATGTGAAATATTATCAGCCAATTGGTAGAAGGATGTTAGCTGAAAGGGTAAAGCTTTCTGAAAGAATTGTGAGAAATGAAGTAGACATTTTAAGGAGTCTTGGACTTTTAACAATAACAGAGAATGGTACATTTTTGACAAATGAAGGTGAAGACCTTCTTGAAAAACTTTCTAATATAGTATATGATATAAAAGGATTAGAGATTTTACGGCAAAGGGTAAAAGATATTTTAGGTGCGAAAGATATTATCGTAGTGCCGGGAGATGCTGATACAAATCCATATGTGCTAAGAGAATTAGGCATTGCAGCAGGTAAGGTTATTCTCCCCCTGTTATCAGATGTCAAAATAATTGCTGTTACAGGTGGCCAAACAGTAAAAGAGGTTGTTGATAATTTTCCGAACTGTTCTTTTAAAGATATCTTAGTAGTTCCTGCACGGGGTGGAATTGGACAAGAGGTTGAAAAACAAGCAAATACATTGGCAGCAAGTTTAGCTAAAAAATTAAGTGGGAGATATAAATTACTTCATCTTCCAGATACAATGGATGAAGAGGTATATAAACTGATTGTGAGAAAAGAAGAAGTTCAAGATGTTTTGAATGATATTAACAATGCCGATATGTTGATATTTGGTATAGGCAACGCGATTGAAATGGCAAAGAGAAGAAAATTTAGTGAAGAGATGATAGAAAAACTAAAAGAAGTAGGAGCAATTGGCGAAATTTTTGGTTATTATTTTGACGAAGATGGTAATATTGTTTATAGTACAACCACAGTAGGTATAAAACTTGAAAAAATTAAAAACATTAAATATATGATAGGAGTTGCGGGTGGCGCGCACAAGGCAGAAGCAATACTTTCATTAAATGGTATAAAACATAATACAATATTCGTCATTGATGAGGGAATTGCACGTAGGATCCTGAGTATAAAAGGGTAA
- the tpiA gene encoding triose-phosphate isomerase codes for MPRLNKKTIRDIDVSGKKVLVRVDFNVPQDENGNITDDRRIREALPTIKYLIDHNAKVILVSHLGRPKGKFDPKYSMAPVAKRLSELLSKEVILAKDVIGEDAKKCVEQMKEKDVVLLENVRFHKEEEENDREFAKALASLADIYVNDAFGTAHRAHASTAGVAEFLPAVAGFLMEKEIEMLGNALANPQRPFVAILGGAKVSDKIGVITNLLEKVDSLLIGGAMAYTFLKAKGYKIGKSKCEDDKLDIAREIMKKAEEKGVNLLLPVGSIVAKEFKNDTEYMYVPSDAMPDDMMGMDIGNTTIELFSKEIKKAKTIVWNGPMGVFEFPNFAKGTEAIARAVAEAVEENGAIAIIGGGDSAAAVEKLGFADKMTHISTGGGASLEFLEGKVLPGIACLLDKNPRKKIIAANWKMNKTPAEAKEFVEELKKYIDDVQAEVVICAPSILVPYVKEAIEGTNIKLGTQNMFYEEKGAYTGEISGPMLKAVGVEYVVIGHSERRQYFGETDEIVNKKVLAALKFGIKPIVCVGETLKQREYGITDELVRLQVKIALNGVSREDVEKVVIAYEPIWAIGTGKNATPEEANRVIGVIRNVIAEMYDEDTAQKVRIQYGGSVNSTNSAEIFNMPEIDGGLVGGASLNAQEFAKILHY; via the coding sequence ATGCCAAGATTGAACAAGAAAACAATCCGTGATATAGATGTAAGTGGTAAAAAAGTTTTAGTGAGAGTTGATTTTAACGTTCCGCAAGACGAAAATGGAAATATCACAGATGATAGAAGGATCAGAGAAGCTCTTCCAACCATTAAATATTTGATTGACCACAATGCAAAAGTAATACTTGTTTCACACTTAGGAAGGCCAAAGGGCAAGTTTGATCCAAAATATTCTATGGCACCTGTTGCAAAAAGGTTATCTGAGCTTCTTAGCAAGGAAGTAATATTGGCAAAAGATGTTATAGGCGAAGATGCAAAAAAATGTGTTGAACAGATGAAAGAAAAGGATGTTGTATTGCTTGAAAATGTCAGATTCCACAAAGAGGAAGAAGAAAATGACAGAGAATTTGCAAAGGCTTTAGCATCGCTTGCAGACATTTATGTAAATGATGCATTTGGTACAGCTCACAGAGCTCATGCATCAACAGCAGGTGTTGCAGAGTTCTTACCAGCAGTTGCTGGATTTTTGATGGAAAAAGAGATAGAAATGCTTGGCAATGCTCTTGCAAATCCTCAAAGACCTTTTGTTGCAATCTTAGGTGGCGCAAAGGTTTCTGATAAAATTGGGGTTATTACAAATCTTCTCGAAAAGGTTGATAGTCTCTTAATTGGCGGTGCAATGGCATATACCTTCTTGAAGGCGAAAGGATATAAAATTGGGAAGTCAAAATGTGAGGATGACAAGCTTGACATTGCGAGAGAGATAATGAAAAAGGCAGAGGAAAAGGGAGTAAACCTTCTTTTGCCAGTTGGAAGCATTGTTGCAAAAGAATTCAAAAACGATACAGAATATATGTATGTGCCATCTGATGCAATGCCAGACGATATGATGGGTATGGATATAGGAAATACCACAATTGAGCTTTTCTCAAAAGAGATAAAGAAGGCAAAGACCATTGTGTGGAACGGGCCAATGGGTGTTTTTGAATTTCCAAACTTTGCAAAGGGAACAGAAGCTATTGCAAGAGCTGTTGCTGAGGCTGTTGAAGAGAATGGTGCAATTGCAATTATCGGCGGTGGAGATTCAGCTGCTGCTGTTGAAAAGCTTGGTTTTGCAGATAAGATGACACATATCTCAACAGGTGGCGGAGCTTCATTAGAGTTCTTAGAAGGCAAAGTTTTGCCTGGTATTGCGTGCCTGCTTGACAAAAATCCGAGAAAAAAGATAATCGCAGCAAACTGGAAGATGAACAAAACCCCTGCAGAGGCAAAAGAATTTGTTGAAGAGCTGAAAAAGTATATTGATGATGTACAAGCAGAAGTAGTCATCTGTGCTCCGTCAATTCTTGTTCCTTATGTCAAAGAAGCGATAGAAGGGACAAATATAAAACTTGGAACACAAAACATGTTCTATGAAGAAAAAGGCGCATATACAGGTGAGATATCAGGTCCAATGCTCAAAGCCGTTGGAGTAGAGTATGTGGTAATAGGCCACTCTGAAAGAAGACAGTACTTTGGCGAAACAGACGAAATCGTGAACAAAAAAGTTTTAGCAGCGCTGAAATTTGGGATAAAACCTATTGTATGCGTCGGTGAGACTTTAAAGCAAAGAGAATATGGCATTACAGATGAGCTTGTAAGACTTCAGGTCAAGATTGCACTAAATGGTGTTTCTAGAGAAGATGTTGAGAAAGTTGTCATTGCATATGAACCTATCTGGGCAATAGGCACAGGAAAGAATGCAACACCTGAAGAGGCAAACAGGGTAATTGGTGTAATCAGAAATGTAATTGCTGAGATGTATGATGAAGACACAGCTCAGAAAGTGAGAATTCAATATGGTGGTAGTGTAAACTCTACAAATTCAGCAGAGATATTTAACATGCCAGAGATTGATGGAGGCTTGGTTGGTGGAGCAAGTTTGAACGCTCAGGAATTTGCAAAGATATTGCACTACTAA
- the ppdK gene encoding pyruvate, phosphate dikinase has translation MFYEGNKDMRELLGGKGANLAEMTNLGLPVPPGFTVTTEACTRYYDEGEKIADEIVEEIFEKLAELEKITGKKFGDPSNPLLVSVRSGARVSMPGMMDTILNLGINDEVVEGLAKLTNNERFAYDSYRRFIQMFSDVVMGIEKNKFEKILDEVKEKYGAKYDTDLTAEHLKEVVVRYKELYKAEKGEDFPQDPKVQLLEAVKAVFRSWNNPRAIVYRRLNEIPHDWGTAVNVQMMAYGNMGNDSGTGVAFTRNPATGEKELYGEFLMNAQGEDVVAGIRTPQPISALKESMPEVYQQLAEIAKKLETYYKDMQDMEFTIERGKLYMLQTRNGKRTAQAALKIAVDMVEEGLITKEEAMLKVDPKQLDTLLHPTFEPSALKAAKPIAKGLPASPGAATGKIYFTAEEAKAAVERGEKKVILVRTETSPEDIEGMVAAQGILTSRGGMTSHAAVVARGMGKCCVAGCGDISINEEEKYFTTPDGKVYREGDWISLDGSTGYVYEGELPTKDPELTGYFATFMQWADEIRRLKVRANADTPRDAAQARKFGAEGIGLCRTEHMFFEEDRIPAMREMIVARTEEQRRKALNKLLPMQRSDFEALFREMKGYPVTIRLLDPPLHEFLPKEDDAIRELAKEMGITFEELKSIVQSLHELNPMLGHRGCRLAVTYPEIAEMQTRAIIEAAINVKNEGIDVVPEIMVPLVGELKELKYIKDIIVKTAEKVMEEKGVKIEYKVGTMIEVPRAALTADEIAKEAEFFSFGTNDLTQMTYGFSRDDIGKFLDDYFEKKIFETDPFARLDEKGVGKLIKMAAELGRSTRPDIKLGICGEHGGDPSSIEFCHNVGLDYVSCSPFRVPIARLAAAQAQVKSKMKAFIDK, from the coding sequence ATGTTCTATGAAGGAAACAAAGACATGAGAGAGCTACTCGGAGGAAAAGGTGCGAATCTTGCTGAGATGACAAATCTTGGACTTCCTGTTCCTCCTGGCTTTACAGTAACGACAGAAGCGTGCACAAGATATTACGACGAAGGCGAAAAGATAGCTGATGAAATTGTAGAAGAAATCTTTGAAAAGTTGGCAGAACTTGAAAAGATTACAGGTAAAAAATTTGGAGATCCAAGCAACCCACTTCTTGTTTCTGTTCGAAGCGGTGCAAGAGTTTCAATGCCAGGTATGATGGACACAATCCTCAACCTTGGTATCAATGATGAAGTTGTTGAAGGCTTAGCTAAACTTACAAACAATGAGAGGTTCGCATATGACTCATATCGTAGATTTATTCAAATGTTTTCCGATGTTGTCATGGGAATTGAAAAGAACAAGTTTGAAAAGATACTTGATGAAGTAAAAGAGAAGTATGGTGCAAAGTATGATACTGATTTGACTGCTGAACATCTAAAGGAAGTAGTTGTAAGATATAAAGAGCTCTACAAAGCAGAAAAAGGCGAAGACTTCCCACAAGATCCAAAAGTACAGCTTTTAGAAGCAGTAAAAGCAGTGTTCAGATCATGGAACAACCCAAGAGCAATTGTTTATAGAAGACTCAATGAAATTCCTCATGATTGGGGAACAGCTGTAAACGTTCAGATGATGGCATATGGTAACATGGGCAACGACTCTGGAACAGGTGTTGCGTTTACAAGAAACCCAGCAACTGGTGAAAAAGAGTTATATGGCGAGTTCTTAATGAATGCTCAAGGTGAAGACGTTGTTGCAGGTATCAGAACACCCCAACCAATTTCAGCATTAAAAGAGTCAATGCCAGAAGTTTACCAGCAACTTGCTGAGATTGCAAAGAAGCTTGAGACATACTACAAGGATATGCAGGATATGGAGTTTACAATTGAAAGAGGCAAACTCTATATGCTTCAGACAAGAAATGGTAAGAGAACAGCACAAGCAGCACTTAAAATTGCAGTTGACATGGTTGAAGAAGGACTTATAACAAAAGAAGAAGCAATGTTGAAGGTTGATCCAAAACAACTTGACACATTACTTCACCCAACATTTGAGCCCAGTGCACTAAAAGCTGCAAAGCCAATTGCAAAGGGTCTTCCTGCATCACCAGGTGCTGCAACTGGTAAGATTTACTTTACAGCTGAAGAGGCAAAAGCAGCAGTTGAAAGAGGAGAAAAGAAGGTTATTCTTGTTAGAACAGAGACATCACCAGAAGATATTGAAGGTATGGTTGCAGCACAAGGAATACTCACATCACGTGGCGGTATGACATCCCATGCAGCAGTTGTTGCAAGAGGTATGGGCAAGTGTTGTGTTGCAGGTTGTGGAGATATATCAATTAATGAAGAAGAGAAATACTTTACAACACCTGATGGTAAAGTATATCGCGAAGGCGATTGGATCTCACTTGACGGTTCAACAGGATATGTATACGAAGGTGAACTTCCAACAAAAGATCCAGAGCTCACAGGATACTTTGCAACATTTATGCAATGGGCTGATGAAATAAGAAGACTAAAGGTTAGAGCAAATGCTGATACACCAAGAGACGCTGCACAGGCAAGGAAGTTTGGTGCAGAGGGTATTGGTCTTTGCAGAACTGAGCACATGTTCTTCGAAGAAGATAGAATACCAGCTATGAGAGAGATGATTGTTGCAAGAACAGAAGAACAGAGAAGAAAAGCATTGAACAAGCTTCTTCCAATGCAAAGAAGCGACTTTGAGGCACTCTTCAGAGAAATGAAAGGTTACCCAGTTACAATAAGACTTTTAGACCCACCACTTCATGAATTCTTGCCAAAAGAGGATGATGCTATAAGAGAACTCGCAAAAGAAATGGGTATCACATTTGAAGAACTAAAGTCAATTGTTCAAAGCCTGCATGAGCTCAACCCAATGCTTGGACACAGAGGTTGCCGTTTGGCTGTAACATATCCGGAAATTGCTGAGATGCAAACAAGAGCTATAATTGAAGCAGCTATAAATGTAAAGAATGAGGGAATAGATGTTGTACCTGAGATAATGGTTCCACTCGTTGGTGAACTCAAAGAGCTCAAATATATTAAGGATATCATTGTAAAGACAGCTGAAAAGGTTATGGAAGAAAAAGGTGTTAAAATTGAGTACAAAGTTGGTACAATGATTGAAGTACCAAGAGCAGCTTTAACAGCTGATGAGATTGCAAAAGAAGCTGAATTCTTCTCATTTGGTACGAATGACTTGACACAAATGACGTATGGTTTCTCCAGAGATGATATTGGCAAGTTCTTAGATGACTACTTTGAAAAGAAGATATTCGAAACAGATCCATTTGCAAGACTTGATGAAAAAGGTGTTGGCAAGCTTATCAAGATGGCTGCAGAGCTTGGACGTAGTACCAGACCAGATATCAAACTTGGAATCTGTGGTGAGCATGGTGGCGACCCATCCAGCATTGAATTCTGCCATAATGTAGGACTTGACTATGTATCATGTTCACCATTCAGAGTGCCAATAGCAAGACTTGCAGCTGCTCAAGCACAAGTAAAATCGAAGATGAAAGCATTTATAGATAAATAA
- the recO gene encoding DNA repair protein RecO, translated as MKFIKAKGIVLKDVNFEESSKILTIFTSELGKIQALSKNCRRTLSPLGAVSQPLIYSEFVFTKTKEIYSISSASVIESFFDITQNVDLTIYSSYLIELVDSFIQIEQKNEDILRLLLNSLYMLKKGADPETVCRIFEIKMLIFTGFFPQFTQCVKCQKSNLSRIFFSFKNAGVVCAECKEENDMEISLEVVEKILIIAATDLKKLSKIRISKNLNNVLKTLMTTYIKLVLQKDVKILDFFKFIK; from the coding sequence ATGAAATTCATAAAGGCAAAAGGTATTGTGCTAAAGGATGTAAATTTTGAGGAATCAAGTAAAATCTTAACCATTTTTACATCTGAACTTGGAAAGATTCAAGCGCTTTCAAAAAATTGCAGACGCACTTTAAGTCCTTTGGGTGCTGTATCACAGCCGCTTATATACTCAGAATTTGTATTTACGAAAACAAAGGAGATTTACTCTATATCATCAGCAAGTGTAATTGAATCGTTTTTTGACATTACTCAAAATGTTGACCTCACTATTTACTCCAGTTATCTTATAGAGCTTGTAGACAGTTTCATCCAGATTGAGCAAAAAAATGAGGATATACTAAGACTTCTTTTGAACTCATTGTACATGCTGAAAAAAGGGGCAGATCCTGAGACTGTATGCAGGATCTTTGAGATTAAAATGTTAATTTTTACAGGATTTTTTCCTCAATTTACCCAATGTGTGAAGTGCCAAAAGTCAAATTTGAGCCGTATTTTTTTCTCTTTCAAAAATGCAGGAGTTGTTTGCGCAGAGTGTAAAGAAGAAAATGATATGGAAATAAGTCTTGAAGTTGTTGAGAAGATCCTAATAATTGCTGCAACAGATTTGAAGAAGCTAAGTAAAATAAGGATTAGTAAAAATTTGAATAACGTGTTGAAAACCTTAATGACAACGTATATAAAATTGGTTTTGCAAAAAGATGTCAAAATCCTTGATTTTTTTAAATTTATAAAATAA
- the era gene encoding GTPase Era translates to MAFKSGFVALIGRPNVGKSTLMNYFVGKKISIISPKPQTTRNSIKGILTLDDAQIIFIDTPGVHPPKNKLGEYMVKVSEKTLKEVDLILYIVEAIDSGIGPWDEAILEKLKEVQTPKILVLNKADLASKENIEILKSLFSGRLSFEFIIEIAAINGYNCDVLLEKIKKLLPEGPKYYLDDMTTDVRESFIVSEIIREKILLNLSEEVPHGVGVSVERFSEREDKDILDIEATIYCEKESHKAIIIGKGGQMLKKIGMQAREELEMLFGIKVNLQLWVKVKKNWRDDIAAMKMLGYNLKEV, encoded by the coding sequence ATGGCATTTAAATCAGGATTTGTAGCATTGATAGGACGTCCAAACGTTGGTAAATCAACACTAATGAATTACTTTGTGGGGAAAAAAATTTCAATAATCTCACCAAAACCACAGACAACCAGAAACAGTATTAAAGGAATACTGACCCTGGATGATGCACAGATAATATTCATCGACACCCCTGGTGTTCACCCACCTAAGAACAAACTTGGTGAATATATGGTAAAGGTTTCTGAAAAGACTCTAAAAGAAGTAGACTTAATCCTTTACATTGTTGAGGCTATTGACAGTGGAATTGGTCCGTGGGATGAAGCAATCTTAGAAAAGTTAAAAGAGGTTCAAACACCTAAGATACTGGTTTTAAACAAGGCTGATTTGGCATCCAAGGAAAATATCGAGATTTTAAAGAGTCTTTTTTCAGGCAGATTAAGTTTTGAATTTATAATCGAGATAGCTGCAATCAATGGGTATAATTGTGATGTACTGCTAGAAAAAATAAAAAAGCTATTGCCAGAAGGTCCAAAATACTATCTTGACGATATGACAACAGATGTAAGAGAAAGCTTTATTGTCTCTGAAATAATCAGAGAAAAGATTTTGTTAAATCTTTCTGAAGAAGTACCGCATGGTGTCGGAGTTTCGGTTGAAAGGTTTTCTGAAAGAGAAGACAAGGATATTTTGGATATAGAAGCAACTATCTACTGTGAAAAAGAATCCCACAAAGCAATAATTATTGGAAAAGGTGGACAAATGCTAAAGAAAATTGGAATGCAAGCGCGCGAAGAACTTGAGATGTTATTTGGAATAAAAGTTAATCTTCAGCTGTGGGTAAAAGTTAAGAAAAACTGGCGAGATGATATAGCGGCAATGAAGATGCTGGGATATAACCTAAAAGAGGTTTGA
- a CDS encoding glycine--tRNA ligase, whose protein sequence is MDEIVSLCKRRGFIFQSSEIYGGLNSCWDYGPLGVEMKNNIKRLWWKANVQLRDDVVGLDSSILMNPKVWEASGHLSNFADPMADCKVCKKRWRADQLSEYKCPECGGELTEARMFNLMFKTFMGPVEDESAVVYLRPETAQGIFVNFLNVQQTMRKKLPFGIAQIGKSFRNEITPGNFIFRTREFEQMEIEYFVKPGTDEYWHKHWIEQRINWYYKLGIKKENIRIREHGKDELAHYAKACVDIEYLFPMGWSELEGIANRTDFDLSRHQEYSGQNLTYFDDETKQRYIPYVIEPSAGVDRSFLAFLVDAYENQKIDENDSRIVLHLHPAIAPVKAGVFPLLKREELVKKAKEIYNNLKYKWIVQYDESGSIGKRYRRQDEIGTPFGITVDYQTLEDNTVTIRDRDTMEQVRVHIEEIIPYLEEKIEVKF, encoded by the coding sequence ATGGATGAGATAGTCTCGCTTTGCAAACGTCGAGGATTTATATTCCAATCAAGTGAAATATATGGCGGACTGAATAGCTGCTGGGATTATGGACCGCTTGGCGTTGAGATGAAGAACAATATAAAAAGACTTTGGTGGAAGGCAAACGTTCAGCTGAGGGACGATGTGGTCGGACTTGACTCAAGCATATTAATGAATCCAAAGGTATGGGAAGCAAGTGGACATTTAAGTAATTTTGCAGACCCTATGGCTGATTGCAAGGTTTGTAAAAAGAGATGGAGAGCTGACCAGCTTTCTGAGTATAAATGTCCTGAATGCGGCGGAGAACTTACAGAAGCAAGGATGTTTAATTTGATGTTCAAAACCTTCATGGGACCTGTTGAGGATGAGTCTGCAGTTGTTTACTTGAGGCCTGAAACTGCACAGGGTATATTTGTTAACTTCTTAAATGTTCAGCAAACCATGAGAAAAAAACTCCCTTTTGGAATTGCCCAAATAGGAAAGTCGTTTAGAAATGAAATAACACCTGGCAATTTTATTTTCAGGACGAGAGAATTTGAACAGATGGAAATAGAATACTTCGTCAAGCCTGGGACAGATGAGTACTGGCACAAACACTGGATCGAACAGAGAATAAATTGGTATTATAAACTTGGAATTAAAAAGGAAAACATAAGAATACGAGAGCACGGCAAAGATGAACTTGCACATTATGCAAAGGCATGTGTTGATATTGAATATTTATTCCCAATGGGCTGGTCAGAGCTTGAAGGTATTGCAAACAGAACTGACTTTGACTTATCAAGGCATCAGGAATACAGTGGACAGAACTTGACCTATTTTGACGATGAGACAAAGCAAAGGTATATTCCATATGTAATTGAACCATCTGCTGGCGTTGACAGGTCTTTTCTTGCATTTTTGGTTGACGCATATGAAAATCAGAAGATTGATGAGAACGATTCAAGGATTGTGCTGCATCTTCATCCTGCAATTGCACCTGTTAAGGCAGGAGTTTTCCCACTTTTGAAAAGAGAAGAGCTTGTAAAAAAGGCAAAGGAGATTTACAACAACCTCAAATACAAGTGGATTGTCCAATACGATGAAAGTGGCAGCATAGGCAAACGATACAGACGCCAAGATGAAATAGGTACTCCATTTGGAATAACAGTAGACTATCAGACCTTAGAAGACAACACAGTAACTATAAGAGATAGAGATACAATGGAACAGGTAAGAGTTCATATTGAAGAAATAATTCCATATTTGGAAGAAAAAATTGAAGTAAAGTTTTAA